A region from the Pseudomonas sp. KU26590 genome encodes:
- a CDS encoding chemotaxis protein CheW, giving the protein MKKSSAQGSEDPILQWVTFRLDNESYGINVMQVQEVLRYTEIAPVPGAPSYVLGIINLRGNVVTVIDTRQRFGLPPVEVSDNTRIVIIEADKQVVGILVDSVAEVVYLRQSEVETAPNVGNDESAKFIQGVCNKNGELLILVELDKMMSEEEWSELENI; this is encoded by the coding sequence ATGAAGAAGTCGTCAGCACAGGGTTCCGAAGATCCGATTCTGCAATGGGTCACCTTCCGCCTGGACAACGAGTCGTATGGCATCAACGTGATGCAGGTTCAGGAAGTGCTGCGTTACACCGAGATCGCTCCGGTCCCGGGCGCGCCAAGCTACGTGCTGGGGATCATCAACCTGCGCGGTAACGTCGTCACCGTCATCGACACCCGTCAGCGCTTTGGTCTGCCGCCGGTTGAAGTCAGCGACAACACGCGTATCGTGATCATCGAGGCCGACAAGCAAGTGGTCGGGATCCTGGTCGACAGCGTGGCTGAAGTGGTTTACCTGCGTCAGTCGGAAGTCGAAACCGCGCCGAACGTGGGCAACGACGAATCCGCCAAATTCATCCAGGGCGTGTGCAACAAGAACGGCGAACTGCTGATCCTCGTGGAACTGGACAAGATGATGTCCGAGGAAGAGTGGTCCGAGCTGGAGAACATCTGA
- a CDS encoding DUF2802 domain-containing protein, producing the protein MIFDVAVIFLAVLWVASVVMFMAHTKRLRTLATQQLEADSLRDQRIRELARRLENYQSGTVRMGEELHELRSTIALLPDKITALEQRDPSTLSFAQAARLVGMGASIDELTQSCGLTQAEAQLMTKLHGNNR; encoded by the coding sequence TTGATTTTTGATGTGGCGGTCATTTTTCTGGCGGTGTTGTGGGTCGCGAGCGTCGTAATGTTCATGGCCCACACCAAGCGCTTGCGCACCCTGGCCACGCAGCAGCTGGAGGCGGATTCGCTGCGTGATCAGCGCATCCGCGAGCTGGCCCGGCGCCTGGAAAATTACCAGAGTGGCACGGTGAGAATGGGGGAGGAACTGCACGAGTTGCGTTCCACCATCGCGCTGTTGCCGGACAAGATCACTGCCCTCGAGCAGCGCGATCCCTCGACCCTGTCCTTCGCCCAGGCCGCGCGCCTGGTCGGCATGGGCGCCAGCATCGACGAACTCACCCAATCCTGCGGCCTGACCCAGGCCGAAGCGCAGCTGATGACCAAGTTGCATGGTAATAATCGGTAG
- a CDS encoding EscU/YscU/HrcU family type III secretion system export apparatus switch protein, producing the protein MSRPEQTPRQAIALSYDGHQAPTLTAKGDDALAEAILAIAREYKVPIYENAELVKMLARLELGDSIPQELYLTIAEIIAFAWHLKGKFPVGFDPNAGPVERDITPR; encoded by the coding sequence ATGAGCAGACCCGAGCAGACACCGCGTCAGGCCATTGCCCTGAGCTACGACGGCCACCAGGCTCCGACGCTGACGGCCAAGGGCGATGACGCCCTGGCGGAAGCGATACTGGCGATCGCCCGGGAATACAAAGTCCCGATCTACGAAAACGCCGAACTGGTGAAAATGCTCGCCCGCCTGGAACTGGGCGACAGCATCCCCCAGGAGCTGTACCTGACCATCGCCGAAATCATCGCGTTTGCCTGGCACTTGAAAGGCAAGTTTCCGGTGGGCTTCGACCCGAATGCCGGGCCGGTGGAGCGGGATATCACACCGCGTTAA
- a CDS encoding flagellar hook-length control protein FliK — protein sequence MTGDIPNLSPVTAATALLRAGVPAGEVLKLMEPREGLLTSGQVASAEVVSLKQLGQDFQLLLKLTLDNGRQTTLPVSSSLPLTPGTSVNVAQGSADTLTISVQDMQKAVTNSLTSMDSRQLPAGTLLQGKVLTTQVAAQNVAQLAGQTAGQSSGSAQPTTYRSIVILLNTALAGTSLTVDSPQPLRVGSLLSAQVQNSQALTFVALPNRLDELALAQQLSTQQSRQGSLQGLITALQNMPPPAADGDGDNLSPSLRASIEQLLADLPDIPQMTTARGVAQALNASGLFMESRLLAGQNPTLVPDMKANLLRLITQILPGLPDNVSYDAAAAGNTLARAMPSVLRSAFGTLGLVAPPSDPINFPLPPRTLGHPESKDDLEMLLKLAAGAISRLQSHQLGGLEQTRTHADGTQVTTWQLEIPMRNAHDIVPLQVKVQREDTPERDDSSDTPVQEAKEREKLWRVELAFDLEPLGPLQVQAQLIAGSIASQLWAEREGSAELISSELDNLRGRLVACGLNVKELECNRGVPPQGPRTVLEQRWIDENA from the coding sequence ATGACAGGCGATATACCCAATCTTTCTCCAGTAACAGCAGCCACGGCCTTGCTGCGCGCAGGCGTGCCCGCAGGCGAAGTGCTCAAGCTGATGGAGCCCCGCGAAGGGCTGTTGACCTCGGGTCAGGTCGCCAGCGCTGAAGTGGTGAGCCTCAAGCAATTGGGGCAGGACTTCCAGCTGTTGCTCAAGCTGACCCTGGACAACGGCCGGCAAACCACCCTCCCCGTCAGCAGTTCGCTGCCGCTGACGCCCGGCACCAGCGTGAACGTCGCCCAAGGCTCGGCCGACACCCTGACCATCAGCGTGCAGGACATGCAGAAAGCCGTCACCAACAGCCTGACCAGCATGGACTCGCGGCAATTGCCCGCCGGCACGCTGCTGCAAGGCAAGGTGCTGACCACGCAAGTCGCCGCGCAGAACGTCGCGCAATTGGCGGGGCAGACAGCGGGACAATCGTCAGGCAGCGCGCAACCGACAACATATCGCTCCATCGTTATCCTCCTCAACACGGCCCTGGCCGGCACCAGCCTGACCGTCGACAGCCCGCAGCCGCTGCGGGTCGGCAGTCTGCTCAGCGCCCAGGTGCAAAACAGTCAGGCGCTGACGTTTGTTGCTCTGCCCAATCGTCTGGACGAACTCGCCCTGGCCCAGCAGTTATCCACCCAGCAAAGCCGTCAGGGCTCGTTGCAGGGCCTGATCACGGCGCTGCAAAACATGCCGCCGCCGGCTGCCGATGGAGATGGCGATAACCTTTCGCCTTCGCTGCGGGCGAGCATCGAGCAACTGTTGGCCGACCTGCCGGACATCCCGCAGATGACCACCGCCAGGGGCGTCGCCCAGGCGCTGAATGCCAGCGGGCTGTTCATGGAATCGCGCTTGCTCGCCGGGCAGAACCCGACGCTGGTGCCGGACATGAAGGCCAACCTGCTTCGCCTGATCACGCAAATATTGCCGGGCCTGCCGGACAACGTCAGTTATGACGCTGCCGCCGCCGGCAATACCCTGGCGCGGGCCATGCCCAGCGTCTTGCGCAGCGCATTTGGCACCTTGGGGCTGGTGGCGCCGCCGAGCGATCCGATCAACTTCCCATTACCACCGCGCACCCTCGGCCATCCGGAAAGCAAAGACGATCTGGAGATGCTGCTGAAGCTGGCGGCGGGCGCGATTTCGCGCCTGCAAAGCCATCAGTTGGGCGGGCTGGAGCAGACGCGCACCCACGCCGACGGCACCCAGGTGACCACCTGGCAGCTGGAGATCCCGATGCGCAACGCCCACGACATCGTGCCGTTGCAGGTCAAGGTGCAGCGCGAGGACACGCCTGAGCGCGACGACTCTTCCGATACGCCGGTGCAGGAAGCCAAGGAGCGAGAAAAGCTGTGGCGGGTGGAACTGGCGTTTGATCTGGAGCCCCTCGGCCCGCTGCAAGTGCAGGCGCAATTGATTGCCGGCAGCATCGCCAGCCAGTTATGGGCTGAACGGGAGGGCAGCGCCGAGTTGATTTCCAGCGAGCTGGACAATTTGCGCGGGCGGTTGGTGGCGTGCGGTTTGAACGTCAAGGAACTGGAATGCAATCGCGGCGTGCCGCCCCAGGGGCCACGCACTGTGCTCGAACAACGCTGGATCGACGAGAACGCCTGA
- the ccmA gene encoding cytochrome c biogenesis heme-transporting ATPase CcmA, which yields MSIPVLEAVALTCERDWRLLFEHLELRLSAGDMVQISGPNGSGKTSLLRLLCGLMQPTAGSVLLDGKPLASQRSELTRHLLWIGHAAGIKDVLTPLENLAWLCALHTPVEYADIWRALEAVGLRGFEDVPCHTLSAGQRRRVALARLYLPGPGLWMLDEPFTALDKQGVEQLEAHLAAHCESGGAVVLTTHHTLSRTPSRYRDLDLGQWAA from the coding sequence ATGTCCATCCCCGTTCTTGAAGCCGTGGCGCTGACTTGCGAGCGTGACTGGCGCCTGCTGTTCGAGCACCTCGAACTGCGGTTGAGCGCGGGCGACATGGTCCAGATCAGCGGCCCCAACGGCAGCGGCAAGACCAGCCTGCTGCGCCTGTTGTGCGGGCTGATGCAGCCCACCGCCGGCAGCGTGCTGCTCGATGGCAAACCCCTCGCCAGCCAGCGCAGCGAATTGACCCGCCACCTGCTGTGGATCGGCCACGCCGCCGGCATCAAGGACGTGCTTACGCCTCTGGAAAACCTCGCCTGGCTCTGCGCGCTGCATACGCCGGTGGAATACGCCGACATCTGGCGCGCCCTCGAAGCCGTTGGCCTGCGCGGGTTTGAAGACGTGCCGTGCCACACTTTGTCGGCCGGTCAACGGCGCCGGGTGGCACTGGCCCGCCTGTATTTGCCCGGGCCCGGTCTGTGGATGCTCGACGAACCCTTCACCGCGCTGGACAAGCAGGGCGTCGAACAACTTGAAGCGCACCTGGCGGCGCACTGTGAAAGCGGCGGCGCCGTGGTGCTGACCACCCACCACACGCTGAGCCGCACGCCCTCGCGTTATCGCGATCTGGACCTGGGGCAGTGGGCCGCATGA
- the ccmB gene encoding heme exporter protein CcmB yields MSHVFTLLIAREARLLFRRPAELLNPLVFFAIVIALFPLAVGPDTQLLQRLSPGLVWVAALLSVLLSLDGLFRSDFEDGSLEQWVLSSQPLALLVLAKVLAHWAFSGLALVLLSPLLALMLGLPSACLPVLLLSLLLGTPVLSLLGAVGAALTVGLKRGGLLLALLILPLYIPVLILGSGALQAALEGMPATGYLLWLGSLTALAVTLTPFAIAAGLKISVGE; encoded by the coding sequence ATGAGTCACGTGTTTACCCTGCTGATTGCCCGTGAAGCGCGCCTGCTGTTTCGGCGCCCGGCCGAGTTGCTCAACCCGCTGGTGTTCTTCGCCATCGTCATCGCGCTGTTTCCCCTGGCTGTCGGCCCTGACACGCAACTGCTGCAGCGCCTGTCGCCGGGCTTGGTGTGGGTGGCGGCGCTGTTGTCCGTGCTGCTGTCGCTGGACGGCCTGTTTCGCAGCGATTTCGAAGACGGTTCCCTCGAACAGTGGGTGCTGTCGTCGCAACCGCTGGCGCTGCTGGTGCTGGCCAAAGTGCTGGCGCACTGGGCGTTTTCCGGGCTGGCGCTGGTGTTGCTGTCTCCGCTGCTGGCGCTGATGCTGGGCCTGCCCAGCGCATGTTTGCCGGTGCTGCTGCTGTCGCTGCTGCTGGGCACGCCGGTGCTGAGCCTGCTCGGCGCGGTGGGCGCGGCGCTGACCGTGGGGCTCAAGCGCGGCGGTCTGCTCTTGGCGTTGTTGATTCTGCCGCTGTACATCCCGGTGCTGATTCTCGGCAGCGGCGCCTTGCAGGCTGCACTTGAGGGCATGCCCGCGACCGGTTATCTGCTGTGGCTTGGCAGCCTCACCGCACTGGCGGTTACCCTGACGCCCTTTGCAATTGCCGCTGGTTTGAAGATTAGCGTTGGCGAATAA
- a CDS encoding heme ABC transporter permease: protein MSWAWFHKLGSPKWFYGISGRLLPWLSIAAALLIGIGVVWGLAFAPPDYQQGNSFRIIYIHVPAAMLAQSCYVMMAVCGVVGLVWKMKMADVALQCAAPIGAWMTALALVTGAIWGKPTWGSWWVWDARLTSMLILLFLYFGLIALGNAITNRDSAAKACAVLAIVGVINIPIIKYSVEWWSTLHQGATFSLTEKPAMPAEMWLPLLFTVLGFYCFFGAVLLMRMRLEVLKREARTGWVKDLVMKHLGHTAPPRHGAER from the coding sequence ATGAGTTGGGCCTGGTTCCACAAACTCGGTTCGCCCAAATGGTTTTACGGCATCAGCGGTCGTCTGCTGCCGTGGCTGAGCATCGCTGCAGCCCTGTTGATTGGCATCGGCGTGGTCTGGGGCCTGGCGTTTGCGCCGCCTGACTATCAACAAGGCAACAGCTTTCGCATCATTTATATCCATGTGCCGGCGGCGATGCTGGCCCAGTCCTGCTACGTGATGATGGCGGTGTGCGGCGTTGTCGGGCTGGTCTGGAAGATGAAGATGGCCGACGTCGCCCTGCAATGCGCAGCGCCCATCGGTGCGTGGATGACCGCCCTGGCGCTGGTCACCGGCGCGATCTGGGGCAAGCCGACGTGGGGTTCGTGGTGGGTCTGGGACGCGCGGCTGACGTCGATGCTGATTTTACTGTTTCTGTATTTCGGCCTGATTGCGCTGGGCAACGCCATCACCAACCGCGACAGCGCCGCCAAAGCCTGCGCCGTGCTGGCCATTGTTGGCGTGATCAACATCCCGATCATCAAGTATTCAGTGGAATGGTGGAGCACCCTGCACCAGGGCGCGACCTTCAGCCTGACCGAAAAGCCGGCCATGCCCGCTGAAATGTGGCTGCCGCTGCTGTTCACCGTGCTGGGGTTTTACTGCTTCTTCGGGGCGGTGCTGCTGATGCGCATGCGCCTGGAAGTGCTCAAGCGCGAGGCCCGCACCGGGTGGGTCAAGGATCTGGTAATGAAGCACCTTGGCCACACAGCGCCCCCTCGCCACGGAGCCGAACGATGA
- the ccmD gene encoding heme exporter protein CcmD yields the protein MSFESFSDFLAMGKHGLYVWSAYGICFIVLAINVLAPVFARRRYLQQEARRLRRESIT from the coding sequence ATGAGCTTCGAGTCTTTCAGTGATTTTCTCGCCATGGGCAAGCACGGGCTGTATGTCTGGTCGGCTTATGGCATCTGTTTCATCGTGCTGGCGATCAACGTCCTGGCACCGGTTTTCGCGCGTCGGCGTTACCTGCAACAAGAGGCGCGCCGTCTGCGCCGGGAGAGCATTACGTGA
- the ccmE gene encoding cytochrome c maturation protein CcmE translates to MNPLRKKRLLIILAILAGLGIAVSLALSALKENINLFYTPTQIADGEAPRDTRIRAGGMVVQGSLQRSGDSLDVSFVVTDFNKSVPITYRGILPDLFREGQGIVALGKLNGDGVVVADEVLAKHDEKYMPPEVAKALKDSGQPAPAATPAALPEKQG, encoded by the coding sequence GTGAATCCGCTGCGAAAAAAGCGCCTGTTGATCATCCTGGCGATCCTCGCCGGGCTCGGCATCGCGGTCAGCCTTGCACTCAGCGCGCTGAAGGAAAACATAAATCTGTTTTACACCCCGACCCAGATCGCCGACGGCGAAGCGCCCCGTGACACGCGGATTCGCGCCGGTGGCATGGTCGTTCAGGGCTCACTGCAGCGCTCGGGCGATTCGCTGGACGTCAGCTTCGTCGTCACCGATTTCAACAAGTCGGTCCCCATCACCTATCGCGGCATCCTCCCGGACCTGTTCCGCGAAGGGCAGGGCATCGTCGCCCTCGGCAAGCTCAATGGCGACGGCGTGGTTGTCGCCGATGAAGTGCTGGCCAAACACGACGAGAAATACATGCCGCCGGAAGTCGCGAAAGCGCTGAAAGACAGCGGCCAGCCCGCGCCCGCCGCCACGCCCGCCGCTCTCCCGGAAAAACAGGGGTAA
- a CDS encoding heme lyase CcmF/NrfE family subunit: MIPELGHLAMILALCFAIVQAIVPLLGAWRGDRLWMSLAQPAAWGQFAFLVFAFGCLTHSFMVDDFSVAYVAENSNSALPWYYKFSAVWGAHEGSLLLWALILGGWTFAVSIFSRQLPQVMLARVLAVMGMISIGFLLFLILTSNPFSRILPQIPQDGRDLNPLLQDIGLIVHPPMLYMGYVGFSVAFAFAIAALLGGRLDAAWARWSRPWTIVAWAFLGIGITLGSWWAYYELGWGGWWFWDPVENASFMPWLVGTALIHSLAVTEKRGVFKSWTVLLAIAAFSLSLLGTFLVRSGVLTSVHAFASDPARGVFILIFLLMVVGGSLTLFAIRAPVVKSHVGFGLWSRETLLLGNNLVLVVAASMILLGTLYPLVLDALSGAKMSVGPPYFNALFVPLMGLLMAVMAVGVLVRWKDTPVKWLLSMLAPVLVGSAVLAVIAGFAMADFHWAVLATCLLAAWVLLAGVRDLFDKTRHKGLLKGMRSLTRSYWGMQVAHLGIAVLALGVVLSSQNSAERDLRMAPGESVELGGYRFVFEGAQHYQGPNFTSDRGTLRVLEDGQEITVLHPEKRLYTVQRSMMTEAGIDAGFTRDLYVALGEPLENGAWAVRVHVKPFVRWIWFGGLITALGGLLAALDKRYRVKVRAKVRDALGMTGAAV; this comes from the coding sequence ATGATTCCCGAACTCGGCCATCTGGCCATGATTTTGGCCCTGTGCTTCGCCATCGTGCAGGCCATCGTGCCGCTGCTGGGCGCCTGGCGCGGCGACCGTCTGTGGATGAGCCTCGCGCAGCCCGCCGCGTGGGGGCAGTTTGCTTTCCTGGTGTTTGCCTTTGGCTGCCTGACACACTCGTTCATGGTCGACGACTTTTCCGTGGCCTACGTCGCCGAGAACTCTAACAGCGCCTTGCCGTGGTATTACAAATTCAGCGCCGTCTGGGGCGCGCACGAAGGCTCGTTGCTGCTCTGGGCGTTGATCCTGGGCGGCTGGACCTTCGCCGTGTCGATCTTTTCCCGGCAACTGCCCCAGGTCATGCTGGCCCGCGTACTGGCGGTGATGGGCATGATCAGCATCGGCTTTCTGCTATTCCTGATCCTCACCTCCAACCCGTTCAGCCGCATCCTGCCGCAAATTCCCCAGGACGGCCGCGACCTCAACCCGTTGCTGCAGGACATCGGCCTGATCGTCCACCCGCCGATGCTGTACATGGGTTACGTCGGGTTCTCGGTGGCCTTCGCCTTCGCCATCGCCGCGCTGCTCGGCGGTCGTCTTGATGCGGCGTGGGCGCGCTGGTCGCGACCTTGGACCATCGTCGCCTGGGCCTTCCTCGGCATTGGCATCACCCTGGGTTCGTGGTGGGCCTATTACGAACTCGGCTGGGGCGGCTGGTGGTTCTGGGATCCGGTGGAAAACGCCTCGTTCATGCCCTGGCTGGTGGGCACGGCGCTGATTCACTCCCTGGCGGTCACCGAGAAGCGCGGCGTGTTCAAGAGCTGGACCGTGCTGCTGGCCATCGCGGCGTTTTCCCTGAGCCTGCTCGGCACCTTCCTCGTGCGCTCCGGCGTGCTGACATCGGTGCATGCCTTCGCCTCTGACCCGGCCCGTGGCGTGTTCATCTTGATCTTCCTGCTGATGGTAGTCGGCGGCTCACTGACCCTGTTCGCCATCCGCGCGCCGGTGGTGAAAAGCCATGTCGGCTTTGGCCTGTGGTCGCGGGAAACCTTGCTGCTGGGCAATAACCTGGTGCTGGTGGTGGCGGCGTCGATGATTCTGCTCGGCACGCTTTATCCGCTGGTTTTGGATGCCCTGAGCGGGGCGAAGATGTCGGTGGGCCCGCCGTATTTCAATGCGTTGTTTGTGCCGCTGATGGGCTTGCTCATGGCGGTGATGGCGGTGGGCGTGCTGGTGCGCTGGAAGGACACGCCGGTCAAGTGGCTGCTGAGCATGCTCGCGCCGGTATTGGTCGGCAGCGCGGTGCTGGCAGTGATCGCCGGTTTTGCCATGGCCGACTTCCACTGGGCCGTGCTTGCCACTTGCCTGCTGGCGGCCTGGGTGTTGCTGGCCGGCGTGCGCGACCTGTTCGACAAGACGCGGCACAAGGGTCTGCTTAAAGGGATGCGCTCGCTGACCCGCAGTTACTGGGGCATGCAAGTGGCGCACCTCGGTATCGCGGTGCTGGCGCTGGGCGTGGTGTTGTCCAGCCAGAACAGCGCCGAACGTGACCTGCGCATGGCCCCCGGCGAGTCGGTGGAGCTGGGCGGTTATAGGTTTGTGTTCGAGGGCGCCCAGCATTACCAAGGCCCGAACTTCACCTCCGATCGCGGCACCCTTCGCGTGCTGGAAGACGGCCAGGAAATCACCGTGCTGCACCCGGAAAAACGCCTGTACACGGTGCAGCGTTCGATGATGACCGAGGCCGGCATCGACGCCGGTTTCACCCGCGATCTGTACGTGGCGCTGGGCGAACCGCTGGAAAACGGTGCGTGGGCAGTGCGCGTGCACGTCAAGCCGTTCGTGCGCTGGATCTGGTTCGGTGGGCTGATCACCGCGCTGGGCGGGCTGCTGGCGGCGCTGGACAAACGTTACCGCGTCAAGGTCCGCGCGAAAGTGCGTGACGCGCTGGGCATGACGGGAGCGGCGGTATGA
- a CDS encoding DsbE family thiol:disulfide interchange protein, translating into MKRWMLLIPLVLFLGMAGLLYRGLYLDPSELPSALIGKPFPEFSLPAVQDGKPLTRTDLLGKPALVNVWGTWCVACRDEHPVLTKLAQQGVVIYGVNYKDVNADALKWLKDFHDPYQLNINDEAGSLGLNLGVYGAPETFLIDAKGVIRYKHVGVIDETVWREKLAGQYQALVDEGSQ; encoded by the coding sequence ATGAAGCGCTGGATGTTGCTGATCCCGCTGGTGCTGTTTCTCGGCATGGCTGGGTTGCTGTACCGAGGCTTGTATCTGGATCCGTCGGAATTACCGTCGGCGCTGATCGGCAAGCCATTCCCTGAATTCAGCTTGCCTGCGGTGCAGGATGGCAAGCCGCTGACCCGCACCGATCTGCTTGGCAAACCGGCGCTGGTCAACGTCTGGGGCACTTGGTGCGTGGCCTGCCGCGACGAGCACCCGGTTTTGACGAAACTGGCCCAGCAGGGCGTGGTGATCTACGGCGTTAATTACAAGGATGTGAATGCCGATGCGCTGAAGTGGCTCAAGGATTTTCACGACCCGTATCAGCTGAACATCAACGATGAAGCCGGCAGCCTGGGTTTGAACCTGGGGGTGTATGGCGCGCCGGAGACCTTTTTGATCGATGCCAAGGGGGTCATTCGCTACAAGCATGTGGGCGTGATCGACGAGACTGTCTGGCGCGAGAAACTGGCCGGTCAGTACCAGGCGCTGGTTGATGAGGGCTCGCAATGA
- a CDS encoding cytochrome c-type biogenesis protein: MRRLIAAAVLALGFAGVAQAAIDAYTFKDDAERARYSELTRELRCPKCQNQDIADSNAPIAADLRKEIYRMLGEGQSNQQIIDFMVDRYGEFVRYKPELNAHTWLLWFGPAGLLLGGAVLIGVIVVRRRRSGRDDADVLSDEERQRLAHLLDKNRE, from the coding sequence GTGCGGCGGCTGATTGCCGCTGCGGTATTGGCGTTGGGTTTTGCAGGGGTGGCCCAGGCCGCCATTGATGCTTACACCTTCAAGGACGACGCCGAGCGGGCTCGCTACTCCGAGCTGACCCGTGAGTTGCGCTGCCCGAAATGCCAGAACCAGGACATCGCTGATTCCAACGCGCCCATCGCCGCCGACCTGCGCAAAGAGATCTACCGCATGCTCGGCGAAGGCCAGAGCAATCAGCAGATCATCGATTTCATGGTCGATCGCTACGGCGAGTTCGTGCGCTACAAGCCTGAGCTCAATGCTCACACCTGGCTGCTCTGGTTCGGTCCGGCCGGCTTGCTGCTGGGCGGCGCGGTGTTGATTGGTGTGATCGTCGTGCGTCGTCGCCGCTCCGGCCGCGACGACGCCGATGTGCTTTCCGACGAGGAGCGTCAGCGCCTCGCCCACTTGCTGGATAAGAACCGCGAATGA
- the ccmI gene encoding c-type cytochrome biogenesis protein CcmI: protein MIDFWMAAGLLLLVALCFLLIPVVRGRRAQTEEDRTALNVALYQERIAELQTQQEEGVLSAAQMDGGRAEAARELLADTEGVGAERVTRLGKPLPLLAAILVPVLALGLYLHFGASDKVELTREFSQPPGSLAQMTERLERAVKAQPDSAESAYFLARTYMAQDRPADAARMFERASKLAGRQPELLGQWAQALYFAGNKAWTPQIQGIAEEALKLNPKEVTSLGLMGINAFESQHFDEAVSYWTRLLAVLPPNDPSRGALEGGIKRASDKLVQSGGTLEDTPPVAVQGAHLKVRVTLSEALKAKVQPGDTVFVFARAVSGPPAPLAVKRVTVADLPVEVELTDADAMMPQLKLSNFAEVQLVARVSRAGQPTAGEWIGRSQPLPSNVTALQALTIDSPDQ from the coding sequence ATGATTGATTTCTGGATGGCCGCCGGCCTGTTGTTGCTGGTGGCTCTTTGTTTCCTGCTGATCCCTGTGGTGCGCGGCCGTCGCGCACAGACTGAGGAAGATCGCACTGCCCTTAACGTCGCCTTGTATCAGGAGCGCATCGCCGAGCTGCAAACGCAGCAGGAGGAGGGCGTGCTCTCGGCGGCGCAGATGGACGGCGGTCGCGCCGAGGCTGCGCGCGAACTGCTCGCCGACACCGAAGGGGTGGGCGCCGAGCGGGTGACGCGTCTGGGCAAGCCGCTGCCATTGCTCGCCGCGATTCTGGTCCCGGTGTTGGCGTTGGGTTTGTATCTGCATTTCGGCGCGTCGGACAAGGTCGAGCTGACCCGGGAGTTCTCCCAGCCGCCGGGTTCGCTGGCGCAGATGACCGAGCGGCTGGAGCGTGCGGTCAAGGCGCAGCCTGATTCCGCCGAGAGCGCGTATTTCCTCGCCCGGACCTACATGGCCCAGGATCGCCCGGCCGATGCAGCGCGGATGTTCGAGCGCGCGTCCAAGCTGGCCGGCCGTCAGCCCGAACTGCTCGGGCAGTGGGCCCAGGCGTTGTACTTCGCCGGCAACAAGGCCTGGACCCCGCAGATTCAAGGGATTGCCGAAGAAGCGCTGAAGCTCAATCCCAAGGAAGTCACCAGCCTGGGCCTGATGGGCATCAACGCCTTCGAAAGCCAGCATTTCGACGAGGCGGTGAGCTACTGGACGCGGCTGCTGGCGGTATTGCCGCCGAACGATCCCTCCCGCGGGGCGCTGGAAGGCGGGATCAAACGCGCCAGTGACAAGCTCGTGCAAAGCGGCGGCACGCTGGAAGACACCCCGCCGGTGGCGGTGCAGGGCGCGCATCTGAAGGTGCGTGTCACGCTGTCGGAGGCGTTGAAAGCCAAGGTGCAGCCAGGCGACACGGTGTTTGTGTTTGCCCGCGCGGTGTCAGGTCCGCCGGCGCCGTTGGCGGTCAAGCGCGTGACCGTGGCCGACTTGCCAGTGGAAGTCGAGCTGACTGACGCCGACGCGATGATGCCGCAGCTGAAACTGTCGAACTTCGCCGAAGTCCAACTCGTGGCCCGGGTGTCCCGCGCCGGTCAGCCCACGGCGGGTGAGTGGATCGGTCGCAGCCAGCCGTTGCCGAGCAACGTGACGGCGCTGCAGGCCCTGACCATCGACAGCCCCGATCAGTAA